The Megachile rotundata isolate GNS110a chromosome 3, iyMegRotu1, whole genome shotgun sequence genome includes a window with the following:
- the LOC100877127 gene encoding uncharacterized protein LOC100877127 isoform X2 yields MSLDLEEALLTDGGTEGRLVQELIVRLLEGCLPNDTRNDISTFNYQMFLRRLFRKKCQEYKCENPFNTDVDFELLPLRQKVEILRALCDFRLDAEDVEQSLSNLDSDSLRVEPLGHDRKNSAYWYFYGTRLYREDYIDTSNSISYKQKNKPRDKKRKRRRNRVAKEEEEEEEKKEDSLIHGEGKESVWQVVCFTQQDWSRLVEKFRDSEYDTERKLYRTLSEDFMPEIPKLFDLKEKQQRRKLLQRNSSRVLRSHEPAAQMETVMVRSKIKTKTNKGNKKGTQNSKNVYVKEETPPPLPSPPVQKKGRQTNNSLASAVGQIVIHTDEVEGTEKKKGVGSNSDGNYVASNYGYKYGYSFGIEEEERRVGMHKVLESLKDHVDAWPFIDPVDEEYAPRYYSVVRKPMDLSTMEEKLENGLYKNLNEFKRDFRLIVDNCRQYNGSDNEYTEMAFNLKEAFDKAVNRYLESETSSDEDTSSPKSCLTTPTSPSCPSRVSSPHQNRKRSKKSTKKSKSYKSESKGKSKVSDKNDEEEKRGKNYKLPKKKRGKKKSKRVKDEESVNEEEQEEQESEDAMSESSIITSKRRKHLDVNNLLLKTKKLSPKESEEFKKMDRKMSKERHQQKKEAESMRPIKDSKENKKRKEDFEEDYEPLVIAKSKSRKIEKKELEETEIFTDNAKKNKVKKNESHENEIVSEEKDKIEHIKVKKSRKKEKAGLKVLKSDEKSEKNHIKDKEKKSKQKNDELKNGEISSEVDSKDVDLESDIESKEMHASKKIPAFIGNKDIESLDGLKDKISERRREEKLKSEKEKQKKTSKSDLHNMYSKKVPSNGSTFNDSDKASAKRPKLKKGMKEEKVPTTEDPVKTQDQEVNETKKIKVAPTKSTKGFGKEESSIQALNQATEQTLHDINKWLDDAPRLSEFSSGSDSPVFHSSVEIGRSGPKVEAPRKRPSSIKIFGPHGPSRPKKIQRTIDRLQPGKSKGNLLLKKPLNLPNAGTNETTVHPSTGDNDQTNKNADEEPKLSLGTVLKNVDSIQLICKSLVSSPNPNFSNDDEEEDHNTVPTIPVSSLKEEKSSSGVTATQAPAATEESKDDQSTAKETQKPKAATPNLSAWFKAFGAPKSKKKDEESEDSTTKKDGDLQEVFYGRQRRMSTGGSSVSESVSSFSQESPPGRSGRSPQGQPIMASVEPQIRGAGFYQDALSTGSSPYNSPYYATPPRYSAQLPPTPSPQNHPLSPAYPSSSYEQAPLYSQIPAQQQHQTFQKSPQESSGEVYHQLSPTFPQRSPQTNFPQNSAQSEPFNQPVQSTATNQNPPATYSQHSPQPVQQVYPQPSPQPPPSNYSQPSPQQSPTPKYSQLSPQQNAANYSQPSPQASNYSQASPQQPHSPYSQNSPQAPPNYSQPSPQQQPSPYAQSPQQSSGYSQLSPQPPSNYSQPSPQPPSNYSQPSPQPPSNYSQPSPQPPSNYSQPSPQPPSNYSQPSPQPPSNYSQPSPQPPSNYSQPSPQPPPVYPQQSQPSNFSHPSPQTHAVGFTQSSPQPLTAYSQPSPQPRNYSQPSPQQIQTFPQHSPQAPPSYSQPSPQNTPYSQPSPQQPAKYSQPSPQQPANYSHAIHSPQTPQNYSQLSPQQAPPNYSQPSPSPQQSRNYSQPSPSPQQSRNYSQPSPSSQQSHNYSQPSPSPQTRNYSQPSPQQKTVCASQPSQQPSNYSQPSPQQSSNYALQQQSSKNTEEYPQNPSTPSNYSHGFKQNHTYIQSPTPSSINETEHRTDYTKSSSAEKSSSIEQQRNFAVSAEASLNLNANHQIYQSPNQYPPAFANNYSNIDLQRSVSRHGGQEQSQQQQQSAQERVSFTDLSESLNAQKYAQQRSFLGKTSSTGEQLSTQDQSQLLAFQQNLTAHESLYPTSFQPSGYPMPNSRPMYPSPHYFDTGSKTANSGTANSSTGNLPPVKKRAYNESSAEASRGLTQEAASRASQEQFGFDPIMALPQPETVSASQFDATFVGNLADSVATNSAAYARLGLGLVGRSGKEQQQLLTIPRPPATKAEHLAYARSPATGAAELDLNLLQSLQTASAKNTQGILSMSRRGADASSGSTSTPAKTKKSRKSKQQQQEQQNVSSTVSSEPQASIPGFPQYTGTSADSIGLKNTAIVPPAGSAFNFAASTNTTTSSPFYDKDATAAAFAFLDEFRNPNSYYSMALRQQQQQQQPQVPPVSDATQQACNKLTNQPPRNYPPHPFLHSAQRSAAYGPPVSAYVTPHGPNLTMDPTAYQQYIHSLYALQPPPHHHRPSWL; encoded by the exons ATGAGTCTT gatttagaagAAGCTTTACTAACGGATGGTGGAACAGAGGGACGTTTAGTACAGGAACTAATAGTCAGGTTACTGGAAGGTTGTTTACCTAATGATACCCGCAATGACATCTCTACCTTTAATTATCAGATGTTTCTTCGTAgactttttcgtaagaaatgtCAG gaATACAAGTGTGAGAATCCTTTTAATACAGATGTAGATTTTGAATTATTGCCTCTTCGTCAGAAAGTAGAAATCTTACGTGCTCTCTGTGACTTCAGGCTCGACGCCGAAGACGTG GAGCAATCATTAAGTAATTTAGACTCGGATAGCCTGCGAGTCGAACCTTTAGGACATGATCGTAAGAATTCTGCCTATTGGTACTTTTACGGCACTCGATTATATAGGGAGGACTACATTGATACTTCTAACAGCATCTCGTACAAACAGAAAAACAAACCTAGGGATAAAAAGCGTAAAAGACGACGAAACAGAGTGGCgaaggaggaagaggaagaggaggagaaGAAGGAGGACAGTTTAATACACGGGGAGGGAAAAGAAAGCGTCTGGCAGGTTGTCTGCTTTACTCAACAGGACTGGAGTCGTTTAGTTGAAAAATTTCGTGATTCG GAGTACGATACCGAACGTAAACTTTACCGTACTCTATCCGAAGATTTCATGCCGGAAATCCCTAAACTTTttgatttaaaagaaaaacaacAAAGACGCAAATTATTACAACGTAATAGTTCGCGCGTTCTTCGAAGCCACGAACCTGCGGCACAGATGGAAACAGTCATGGTTAGATCGAAGATCAAAACTAAAACGAACAAAGGAAATAAAAAGGGGACACAGAATTCAAAGAATGTTTATGTTAAAGAGGAGACACCTCCACCCTTGCCTTCTCCTCCAGTTCAAAAGAAAGGACGTCAAACTAATAATTCGTTAGCTTCAGCCGTTGGTCAAATTGTAATTCATACCGATGAAGTGGAAGGAACAGAGAAGAAAAAGGGTGTTGGAAGTAATAGCGATGGAAATTATGTAGCTTCTAATTACGGATATAAATATGGATATTCATTTGGGATCGAGGAAGAAGAACGTCGAGTTGGTATGCACAAGGTTCTTGAAAGTCTTAAGGACCATGTGGATGCCTGGCCATTCATCGATCCCGTAGACGAAGAATATGCACCAAG ATACTATAGCGTGGTACGCAAACCCATGGATCTTAGTACAATGGAGGAAAAACTCGAGAAtggtttatataaaaatttaaacgaatTCAAACGTGATTTTCGGTTAATAGTAGATAATTGTAGACAATACAATGGTTCTGATAATG AGTATACCGAAATGGCGTTCAATCTTAAGGAAGCATTCGATAAAGCTGTGAATCGTTACTTAGAATCGGAAACATCCAGCGATGAAGATACTTCATCACCGAAATCCTGTCTCACGACTCCTACATCCCCGTCGTGCCCTTCCCGTGTTTCGTCTCCTCATCAAAATAGGAAACGTTCGAAAAAGTCGACTAAGAAATCCAAATCGTACAAGTCCGAAAGTAAAGGAAAGTCCAAAGTGAGCGATAAAAACGACGAAGAAGAAAAACGGgggaaaaattataaacttccGAAGAAGAAAAGGGGGAAGAAAAAGAGTAAAAGAGTAAAAGATGAGGAATCCGTGAACGAGGAAGAACAGGAAGAGCAAGAAAGCGAGGATGCAATGTCCGAATCGAGTATTATAACGTCAAAAAGAAGAAAACATCTTGACGTGAATAACTTATTATTAAAAACCAAAAAGCTGTCGCCCAAAGAATCGGAGGAATTTAAAAAGATGGATAGAAAGATGAGTAAAGAACGTCATCAACAGAAAAAGGAAGCGGAAAGTATGCGACCGATAAAGGATTCGAAAGAAAACAAAAAGCGAAAAGAGGACTTCGAGGAAGATTACGAGCCCCTAGTCATCGCGAAAAGTAAAAGTAGAAAAATCGAAAAGAAAGAACTCGAAGAAACAGAAATATTCACGGATAACGCGAAGAAGAACAAAGTGAAAAAGAACGAATCTCACGAAAATGAAATCGTGTCGGAGGAGAAAGATAAAATTGAGCATATCAAGGTAAAGAAAAGTCGAAAAAAGGAAAAGGCAGGATTAAAAGTCTTgaaatccgacgaaaaatccgAGAAGAATCATATAAAGGATAAAGAGAAAAAATCAAAACAGAAAAACGATGAACTTAAAAATGGCGAAATATCGAGCGAAGTAGATTCCAAAGATGTAGATCTAGAAAGTGATATAGAATCGAAAGAAATGCACGCATCTAAAAAAATCCCTGCATTTATAGGTAATAAAGATATAGAATCGTTGGACGGTTTAAAGGATAAGATAAGCGAGAGGCGGCGGGAGGAAAAGTTAAAAAGTGAAAAGGAGAAACAGAAGAAAACGTCGAAAAGCGACCTTCACAATATGTATTCAAAAAAAGTGCCTTCAAACGGTAGTACCTTTAACGACAGCGATAAAGCCAGCGCAAAACGACCAAAGCTAAAAAAAGGaatgaaagaagaaaaagttCCTACTACGGAAGATCCAGTTAAAACTCAAGACCAAGAAGTCAATGAGACCAAGAAAATAAAAGTGGCTCCGACCAAAAGTACCAAAGGATTTGGAAAAGAAGAAAGTTCGATACAAGCGTTGAATCAAGCAACAGAGCAAACACTCCAT GACATCAATAAATGGCTCGACGACGCACCGAGACTTTCTGAATTTTCTTCTGGAAGCGATTCTCCGGTATTTCATTCTTCCGTTGAAATTGGTCGATCAGGACCAAAGGTAGAAGCGCCGAGAAAACGACCAAGTTCTATCAAGATCTTTGGACCTCATGGACCTAGTAGACCAAAAAAAATACAACGTACAATAGACCGTTTGCAACCTGGGAAAAGTAAAGGAAACTTGCTGTTAAAGAAACCGTTGAATTTACCTAATGCTGGTACCAACGAAACAACGGTACATCCGTCAACCGGCGACAATGATCAAACGAATAAAAACGCGGACGAAGAACCAAAACTTAGTCTAGGAACTGTTCTAAAAAACGTGGATTCCATTCAATTAATTTGTAAGAGCTTAGTTTCTTCGCCTaatcctaatttttcaaacgaCGACGAGGAAGAAGACCACAATACCGTTCCTACGATCCCAGTGTCTAGTTTGAAAGAGGAAAAATCATCGTCCGGCGTGACAGCGACACAAGCACCCGCGGCAACAGAGGAATCTAAAGATGATCAGTCTACCGCTAAGGAAACGCAAAAACCTAAAGCAGCAACGCCTAATTTAAGCGCATGGTTCAAAGCCTTTGGTGCGCCTAAGTCGAAGAAGAAAGACGAGGAATCTGAGGATAGTACGACAAAGAAAGATGGTGACTTGCAGGAAGTGTTTTACGGTAGACAGAGGAGAATGAGTACGGGTGGTAGTAGTGTAAGTGAATCTGTTTCGAGTTTCTCTCAAGAATCACCGCCTGGACGATCCGGTCGATCTCCGCAAGGTCAACCTATAATGGCTTCGGTTGAACCTCAAATAAGAGGAGCTGGATTTTATCAAGACGCTTTATCGACAGGAAGTAGTCCTTACAATAGCCCTTATTACGCTACTCCTCCAAGATACAGTGCGCAGTTACCACCTACTCCTTCTCCACAAAATCATCCTCTATCTCCTGCTTATCCATCGTCGTCTTATGAACAGGCTCCTCTTTATTCTCAAATACCAGCTCAACAGCAGCATCAAACGTTTCAAAAATCTCCACAGGAAAGTTCTGGAGAAGTGTATCACCAGTTATCACCTACATTTCCACAGCGTTCTCCTCAAACAAACTTCCCTCAAAACTCCGCTCAAAGCGAACCTTTCAATCAACCAGTGCAATCTACCGCTACCAATCAAAATCCACCCGCGACCTATTCGCAACATTCGCCACAGCCGGTGCAACAGGTGTATCCTCAGCCATCTCCTCAGCCACCACCGTCGAATTACTCGCAACCATCGCCTCAGCAATCGCCCACTCCTAAATATTCGCAGCTTTCTCCACAACAGAACGCTGCGAATTATTCTCAACCTTCCCCGCAAGCTTCCAACTATTCTCAAGCGTCTCCTCAACAACCGCATTCTCCTTATTCGCAGAATTCTCCTCAGGCGCCTCCAAATTACTCTCAACCGTCACCACAGCAGCAACCTTCTCCTTACGCGCAGTCTCCTCAACAATCGTCCGGATATTCTCAGCTCTCGCCTCAACCGCCTTCGAATTATTCTCAACCGTCGCCTCAACCACCTTCGAATTATTCTCAACCATCGCCTCAGCCGCCTTCGAATTATTCTCAACCTTCGCCTCAACCGCCTTCGAATTATTCTCAACCATCGCCTCAGCCGCCTTCGAATTATTCTCAACCGTCACCTCAACCGCCTTCAAATTATTCCCAACCGTCGCCTCAGCCGCCTTCGAATTATTCCCAACCGTCGCCTCAGCCTCCACCCGTCTATCCGCAACAGTCTCAACCATCGAACTTTTCTCATCCGTCTCCTCAAACGCATGCCGTTGGTTTCACGCAGTCGTCGCCTCAACCTCTTACAGCGTACTCTCAACCGTCGCCTCAACCACGAAACTACTCTCAGCCCTCGCCACAACAGATTCAAACTTTCCCGCAACATTCTCCGCAAGCACCACCTTCGTATTCCCAGCCTTCTCCGCAAAACACACCGTACTCTCAACCATCGCCCCAGCAACCCGCCAAGTACTCCCAGCCGTCTCCTCAGCAACCAGCAAACTATTCGCATGCGATACATTCGCCTCAAACGCCTCAGAATTATTCGCAACTGTCTCCTCAACAGGCACCGCCGAATTATTCTCAACCTTCACCTTCACCTCAACAATCTCGCAACTATTCGCAGCCTTCTCCATCGCCTCAGCAGTCGCGCAATTACTCTCAGCCATCGCCATCGTCTCAACAGTCCCACAATTACTCTCAGCCATCGCCGTCACCTCAGACCCGCAACTACTCCCAACCTTCGCCGCAACAGAAAACTGTGTGCGCCTCGCAACCGTCTCAACAGCCTTCCAACTACTCGCAGCCATCGCCTCAGCAGAGCAGCAACTATGCTCTGCAACAGCAATCGTCCAAAAACACGGAAGAGTATCCGCAGAACCCGTCAACGCCGTCTAACTACTCCCACGGATTCAAACAGAATCATACTTACATACAGTCCCCGACGCCGTCGTCGATCAACGAAACGGAACACCGGACCGATTACACCAAGTCCAGCAGCGCTGAAAAATCATCGAGCATAGAACAACAGAGAAATTTCGCCGTGTCGGCCGAGGCATCGTTGAACTTAAACGCAAATCATCAAATATATCAATCACCGAATCAGTACCCGCCCGCGTTCGCCAACAATTACTCCAACATCGATCTGCAGAGGTCCGTCTCGAGACACGGTGGTCAGGAGCAGTCTCAACAGCAACAGCAGTCGGCCCAGGAACGTGTCAGTTTCACGGACTTGAGCGAATCTCTGAACGCCCAGAAGTATGCTCAGCAACGTTCGTTCCTCGGTAAAACTTCCAGCACGGGCGAACAGCTTTCGACGCAGGATCAGTCACAGCTCTTAGCATTCCAGCAGAACCTGACGGCCCACGAATCTCTCTACCCGACCAGTTTCCAGCCATCCGGATACCCGATGCCAAATTCCAGACCGATGTACCCCAGTCCGCATTATTTCGATACCGGCTCGAAGACTGCCAACAGCGGAACCGCCAATAGCTCCACGGGTAACCTACCACCGGTGAAGAAACGGGCGTACAACGAATCATCCGCCGAGGCGTCGCGTGGTTTGACGCAAGAGGCTGCCTCGAGAGCGAGTCAGGAACAGTTCGGTTTCGATCCCATAATGGCGTTACCGCAACCGGAAACAGTCTCGGCTAGTCAGTTCGACGCTACCTTCGTCGGGAACCTGGCAGACTCGGTCGCAACGAATTCGGCGGCGTACGCTCGCCTGGGTCTGGGTCTGGTAGGTCGCAGCGGCAAAGAACAGCAACAATTGTTGACGATTCCTAGACCACCGGCGACGAAGGCGGAACACCTGGCGTACGCTCGCAGTCCCGCCACCGGAGCCGCGGAGCTGGACCTGAATCTCCTTCAGAGTCTGCAAACGGCCAGCGCGAAGAACACGCAGGGTATACTGTCCATGTCTCGCAGGGGAGCAGACGCGTCTTCGGGTTCCACGTCCACGCCTGCTAAAACGAAGAAAAGCAGGAAGAGCAAGCAACAGCAGCAGGAGCAGCAGAACGTTTCGTCGACGGTCAGCAGTGAACCCCAGGCGAGCATACCTGGTTTTCCACAGTACACGGGGACGTCTGCGGATTCGATCGGTTTAAAGAACACCGCCATAGTCCCGCCTGCTGGGAGTGCCTTCAACTTTGCCGCATCGACCAACACCACCACCAGTTCACCTTTCTATGATAAGGACGCGACCGCTGCGGCATTCGCCTTTTTGGACGAGTTCCGGAATCCGAACAGTTATTACAGCATGGCGCTAaggcaacagcaacaacagcagcaaccgCAAGTACCGCCCGTCTCGGATGCCACACAACAAGCCTGCAACAAACTTACCAATCAACCGCCAAGAAACTATCCGCCTCATCCTTTTCTTCATTCTGCACAGAGGTCGGCAGCTTACGGTCCACCGGTATCCGCTTACGTGACTCCGCATGGACCGAATTTGACCATGGACCCAACTGCCTATCAACAGTACATCCATTCCCTCTATGCTCTTCAACCGCCGCCGCATCATCATCGACCGTCCTGGCTTTAG